A window from Cinclus cinclus chromosome 4, bCinCin1.1, whole genome shotgun sequence encodes these proteins:
- the NINJ2 gene encoding ninjurin-2, with product MNINHYATKKSVAESMLDVALFMANVTQLKAVLEQGTSFQYYATLIVLISISLFFQVMIGILLIITARLNLNDIAKQPRLNILNNTATALIFITVILNIFITAFGVQKTGLYPTRNFGPY from the exons ATGAACATCAACCACTATGCCACCAAGAAGAGTGTGGCAGAGAGCATGCTGGACGTGGCTCTGTTCATGGCCAATGTCACCCAGCTcaaagctgtgctggagcaggggacgTCCTTCCAGTACTATGCCACCCTCATCGTCCTCATCAGCATCTCCCTCTTCTTCCAGGTGATGATTGGGATTCTCCTTATCATCACTG CTCGTTTGAACCTGAATGACATTGCAAAGCAACCCCGCCTGAATATACTGAACAACACTGCCACAGCTCTCATCTTCATCACAGTCATCCTCAACATCTTCATCACAGCTTTCGGGGTGCAGAAGACTGGCCTCTACCCTACCAGGAATTTTGGACCTTATTAA